The region TACTATGTATATATAATGTTTCGCGGTTTGTACCCCAATACCTGCTAGAATTACCAGTATTGTGACGAATATTAAAAAACCGCGTAAACACCGTAAAGTCTCTTTTTTGTAGAAGCGTAATTAACAGGAAAAGGAACTGTATCCAAAAAATAATACAGTCCCTTTTTTATCCGGTGATCTGATATAGTATCCAATAAAGATTTACAGGCGTGTTGTTAGTATAGGCGTAAGTCAAGCGCCAGCGATGGAGCGTTACTAACAACACGCCTAGAAAAAAATCTTTATTGGATTTCATATACCCGTTATCCTGCATTAAAGTTAACAAGTTTGGCGCCGAGTATCCCGTCAACCGCCTTAATTTTAAGCATAACCGGGGTGGGAATGTCAGACTCAATGCTCATAACCATAATATTGGTACCGGCAGTTTCGGTGCGTCCCACCTGCATACCGGCAATATTCACGTTTGCTTCGCCTAAGATAGTGCCGACCTTGCCAACCATCCCCGGCTTGTTGATATGTGGCCCGATTAGCAGCCATCCTTCAGCCGCCACATCTACCCGGTAGCCGTCGATGAGTACAATCCGCCCTTCCTGGCCAAACAACGTTCCGGCAACCCTGTGTTCCCCTTTATCAGTGCGTACCCTCACCGTAATGAGGTTGGCAAAATCTACGGCTTCCTTGCTTCTGATCTCTTTAACCTTAATGCCGCGTGCCTTGGCCACGCCCGGAGCATTGACATAGTTAATGCTTTCTTGCAGTATGGGATTAAGCAGGCCTTTAACCAGGGCAGTTGTCAACATTTTAGTGTCAACTTGACTGATTTCGCCATTATACTCAATATCCACCGCATTTATACGGCCGTCAGCCAGATGAACAGCCAGGCAGCCCATTTTTTCAGCCAAATCAAGATACGGCTTGATGACCTTTAATACATGCGCCGGTATGGGCGCCATGTTTACGGCAGTGGTTACAGGCTCACCGCGCAGCGCCGCAATAATCCCGTGAGCCACATCAACCGCAACACCAACTTGAGCTTCAGCCGTCGAAGCACCCAGATGCGGTGTAACTACAACCTTATCCAGTTTTAAAAGCGGATTATCGGGATTTACCGGTTCTTTTTCGAAAACATCGATAGCCGCTCCGGCTACTATGCCAGCCTCGACAGCTTCAGCCAAATCCAATTCATTAACAACGCCGCCCCGCGCGCAGTTGATAATACGCACCCCCGGCTTAACTTTGGCAAAGGCCTCTTTATTTAGGAGGTTTTTAGTTTCAGGTGTCAGCGGCAGATGCAGTGTAATAAAATCAGCTTTAGCAAGAATGTCATCAATCTCAGCCAATTCTATGTCCAATGCTTTAGCATGGTCGGCGCTAATGAACGGGTCATAGGCCAATACTTCCATCTCCATAGCTAGTGCCCGTTTAGCCACCCCGGTACCAATCCGGCCTAAGCCGAAAATACCCAGTGTTTTGCCACGCATTTCGACACCCATAAATTTACTGCGTTCCCACTTACCCTCTTTCATTGATTGATGCGCTTGAGGAACATTTCTCGCCAGCGCCAGCATCATGGCCACAGTGTGTTCAGTGGCCGCAATTGTATTGCCTTCAGGCGCGTTAAGGACTATGATACCTTTCTGCGTGGCAGCCTCGACATCAATATTGTCAACACCGACCCCGGCCCGGCCAATGGCCTTTAGCTTATCGGCAGCAGCCAGTACGGCTTTGGTTACTTTGGTCTCGCTTCTTACTACCAACGCGTCATATTCCGGAATAATCTTAATAAGTTCTTCCGGCGGCAGCTTAAGTTTTACATCTACCGCAAATTCTTTCTGTAAAATCTCAACACCGGCTGCCGATACCGGATCACTTACTAATATTTTCATATGTCCACACCTCCATTATTAGTGGTAATTGCAGCTATACTGCTCACCCATTTACCCGTTTTCTTTCCGAAAGGACACCATCAGATCCCGCAACGCAGCGCAGGATTCATAAGGTACGGCATTATAGATGGAAGCCCGGCAACCACCCACGGAGCGATGCCCGTTCAGACCAACAAAGCCGGATTTTTTGGCGGTGTCAAGAAATTTCTTCTCAAGTTCTTCATTAGCAAGGCGGAAAGTAACATTCATCAGTGACCGTGCATCCGGCTGAGCGTGGCCCACATAGAAACCATTGCTGGCATCAATGGTTTCATAAATAAGCGCTGCCTTCTCCTGATTGCGCTTGTATATTGCCGCTACCCCTCCTTGTTCTTTGACCCATTCCAGCATGAGTTTTACCATATAAATGCTGAAGGTAGGCGGCGTATTGTACAACGAGTTATCTTTGGCATAGGTTCCGTACTTAAGCATCGTGGGCACTTTTTTATTGGCTTGGTCCAGGAGATCATGCCTGATGATGACCACAGTCACACCGGCGGGACCGAGATTTTTTTGCGCACCGGCATAAATCAGGCCGAACTTACTCACATCAAAAGGCCGCGACAAGATGTCACTGGACATATCGGCAATCATGGGCACGTCACCGGTATCGGGAAAATCCTGCCACTGAGTGCCAAAGATGGTATTGTTGGAGGTAATATGAAGATATGCGGCGTCGCTACCGTATTTCAGTTCCTCAGTAGCCGGAATGCGACGGTAGTTGCCTTCTTTGGCACTGGCGGCAACAAACACCTCGCCCAGTTTCTCAGCCTCGGCATACGCCTTTTCCGACCAAGAGCCGGTCATAACATACCCGGCTTTCTTTCCTGCCGGCAAAAAGTTCAGGGGTACCATGGCAAACTGGAGGCTGGCTCCCCCTTGCAGAAACAGCACATCATAATTCTCAGGTATAGCCAGCAGCTCTTTTAAAAGCCCGATTGCCCGATTATGCACTGCCTCATAATCTTTACTGCGGTGACTGAGTTCCATGACCGACATACCTGTACCGTTAAAATCTAATAGTTCCTCCTGTGCTTTTTGGAGAGCCGCCAGAGGCAGGGCTGCCGGCCCGGCATTAAAATTGTGCGCTCTTTTGAAAGACTTTGTCATAAAATCACCTCATCAATAAAATAAAAATCCCGCCCCACAAAATGTTGGGGCGAGATAGGTATCCCGCGGTGCCACCCAGTTTTAAACTAAAAGAAAACATAAGTCCCCGCGTACAAAATAAAAAACCCTCATCCCATAACAGGGACGAGAGCTATTTCCCGCGGTGCCACCCATGTTGCCTTTCAGCCAACTTTTGCCGCTATACCGGGCGGACCCGTCAGATTCATCATCAGCCACTCCCAGGCGGAATCAACTGTTACGCACACCGGCTCGCACCAACCGCCGGTTCTCTGAAGATTGTAATAGTTAACTTCCTGTTCATCATGCTCAGCTATTTTACTCATTTTTGATTATATATTATCCGTCAAAGGTAGTCAAGTGTATTTTTCATAAAAACTTTTAATAATTTTTCTTGTTTTTTTCAGATATACGGCAGGCACGCGCGTCAAGTGCAGCCATAAGTGCTTCACGAGTATTGGTTAGCCGCCCGGCCTGAATTCTCTCGAGCAAGTTTTGCTGAAACCGGCCAACTTCCGGCCCGCCTCCGAATTTCGCAGCAATTTCCCGGCCGCTAATGGCCATTTGAGCCGGAAAAAACGGCACATCCCGCATGATCGCCCCGGTCATTTCCCAGACCGCAGTTAACTCGTCAATATCAGGTTGAGTGTGGCCGGCCAGCCGGTCGACCTTATGCAATGTAATTAATTGATGCATTGCCGCGCCAAACTCATCGCTGTTCTTAAAATTGCCAGCCAACCGTTTGAGCCACTTTAACACGACTTTAAACTCTACTTTGGGAAAATACAAATGATGTCTAATCAGCCACACGACCCGGTCGGCTACCCGGCGCTCTGTCTTTAGCCTTCCCATTATGGCGGCAGCCAGCTCAGCCCCTATCTTTTCATGACCCGGGTCTGACGGCTGGCCTTCTTTATTAACAGTGCGCACCCCCGGCCAGCCTTTAGCCACGTCATGCAGTAACGCCGCCCACCGTAGCACAATATCCGCAGGAGCAAGGTCAACAGCCGCCATGGTGTGCCGCCAGGCATCGTGCAGGTGATGACGCGGGTTTTGCGGCAAACCGTCAAGATGGACCAGTTCAGGCAGAATGGGCACAGGCTGAGTCAGCCCCCGTTCCCGGGTTTGACAGTTTGCGGCCAGCAAGCCGGTGTTTATCATGATATCAAGTCCCTGTGACGCAAACTTGGCAAGCAGCGTTTTTTCAATTTCGTCCCTCACCCGTTCAACCGACAGACCATTAACCCGCTCTAAACTGGCAGTTATGGCCGCCATCGTATCACTTTCTACAGTATAGCCAAACCGGGCGGCAAACCGCGCGGCCCGGAACATCCTAAGTCCGTCCTCGGCAAACCGTTCCCGCGGGTTGCCTACCGTGCGAATAACCTTAGCCGTTAAGTCCGTTTGCCCCCCGAATAAGTCAACAACATGACCATCGGGTCCTAGAGCCATAGCGTTAATGGTAAAATCACGCCTGGCCAAGTCGTCAGCCAGGCTAACTCCCAATTGGACACTTTCCGGACGGTGGCTGTCAGTACCATAACGCTCAGTGCGAAAGGTTGCCACCTCATATTTCCGGCCGTTGGCCACTACGGCAACAACGCCAAACGCTGCGCCCACAGGAAGCGCTTTCCACCCTTGGCGCTCGGCAATAGCGATTATTTCAGCCGGAACGGCACCGGTTGCAATATCAATGTCGGCCGGCTTGGCGCCGCGTAATAGGTCACGCACTGCACCACCCACAATATATGCCTGATGTCCGGCGGCGCCAAGCGCCGCTATAATTTCTCCGGCAGTTTCCATCTGCAGACTCCTTTGCCCGCCCCGATAATATCCGGTAGTTCCCGTAAAAAATACTTTACCCGCTAACGCGGCGTCCGGTTAACTCGACAAAAACATCTTCTAAGTTAGTGTGCCGTAAGGTAGCATTGAATGCCAATGTTCCGGCAAACGCCGCCGCCTCCGTACGGCCAGTAAAAAACCGGTACTG is a window of Sporomusaceae bacterium ACPt DNA encoding:
- the serC gene encoding Phosphoserine aminotransferase; its protein translation is MTKSFKRAHNFNAGPAALPLAALQKAQEELLDFNGTGMSVMELSHRSKDYEAVHNRAIGLLKELLAIPENYDVLFLQGGASLQFAMVPLNFLPAGKKAGYVMTGSWSEKAYAEAEKLGEVFVAASAKEGNYRRIPATEELKYGSDAAYLHITSNNTIFGTQWQDFPDTGDVPMIADMSSDILSRPFDVSKFGLIYAGAQKNLGPAGVTVVIIRHDLLDQANKKVPTMLKYGTYAKDNSLYNTPPTFSIYMVKLMLEWVKEQGGVAAIYKRNQEKAALIYETIDASNGFYVGHAQPDARSLMNVTFRLANEELEKKFLDTAKKSGFVGLNGHRSVGGCRASIYNAVPYESCAALRDLMVSFRKENG
- the serA_2 gene encoding D-3-phosphoglycerate dehydrogenase encodes the protein MKILVSDPVSAAGVEILQKEFAVDVKLKLPPEELIKIIPEYDALVVRSETKVTKAVLAAADKLKAIGRAGVGVDNIDVEAATQKGIIVLNAPEGNTIAATEHTVAMMLALARNVPQAHQSMKEGKWERSKFMGVEMRGKTLGIFGLGRIGTGVAKRALAMEMEVLAYDPFISADHAKALDIELAEIDDILAKADFITLHLPLTPETKNLLNKEAFAKVKPGVRIINCARGGVVNELDLAEAVEAGIVAGAAIDVFEKEPVNPDNPLLKLDKVVVTPHLGASTAEAQVGVAVDVAHGIIAALRGEPVTTAVNMAPIPAHVLKVIKPYLDLAEKMGCLAVHLADGRINAVDIEYNGEISQVDTKMLTTALVKGLLNPILQESINYVNAPGVAKARGIKVKEIRSKEAVDFANLITVRVRTDKGEHRVAGTLFGQEGRIVLIDGYRVDVAAEGWLLIGPHINKPGMVGKVGTILGEANVNIAGMQVGRTETAGTNIMVMSIESDIPTPVMLKIKAVDGILGAKLVNFNAG
- the cca gene encoding CCA-adding enzyme → METAGEIIAALGAAGHQAYIVGGAVRDLLRGAKPADIDIATGAVPAEIIAIAERQGWKALPVGAAFGVVAVVANGRKYEVATFRTERYGTDSHRPESVQLGVSLADDLARRDFTINAMALGPDGHVVDLFGGQTDLTAKVIRTVGNPRERFAEDGLRMFRAARFAARFGYTVESDTMAAITASLERVNGLSVERVRDEIEKTLLAKFASQGLDIMINTGLLAANCQTRERGLTQPVPILPELVHLDGLPQNPRHHLHDAWRHTMAAVDLAPADIVLRWAALLHDVAKGWPGVRTVNKEGQPSDPGHEKIGAELAAAIMGRLKTERRVADRVVWLIRHHLYFPKVEFKVVLKWLKRLAGNFKNSDEFGAAMHQLITLHKVDRLAGHTQPDIDELTAVWEMTGAIMRDVPFFPAQMAISGREIAAKFGGGPEVGRFQQNLLERIQAGRLTNTREALMAALDARACRISEKNKKNY